TGTGAATCAAGTGCACAGAAAGTCAATAAAGCAGAAATAAACGGGACCAGATTTATTGGCAAACCCCAATGTTTTTAGACGTTCTGTTATGCCGCTGCAAAAGTAAACTTCTTGAACCAATTAAttactatattttatattaataacttaatatatttatttaaaaaacagtCCTGTGATAAAGGTTTTTATTAAGCTTTAACCGATTAATTGGTTTCAGGTGATTATTcgaattaataattaattattggcGAACGCTAGACTTTTCATCCAACATAGCTTTCTTAACAATCTAATTTAAGcctaatttaaattttaaaatcggcAGCCGTTTAATCGATGTCGGGGCATTCTGCGAGGCTGATTTATCggtttaataataattaattaattaatcgttGATTGCTAAAATTTCCATGATTTAGAAATTCTGAATATTTACATAGCAAACTGGCAAACTAAAGCTTAATAAGCAATATCCGAATAATCGTCCAATATCGATTGCGTTTGGCTATTCAAAATGATTAAATGACCTTTAATAAACTTTTCCTTTGGTGGCGAGATCATGTTCGCCTTGCAATCCAAAACATAGCGAAAACCTGTCTAAACCGTAGAAGATGAATATGTAGAAACAcagaaaaatatgttaaaataCAGCAACCATGGCtaataaagtaataaaaaaaagttaaaaggaTATAagatagttttaaaaataaaccgtTTCTtcgattttacaaaaataaatcggAAACACTGTGACGAAATCCTGGCAGTGACAAAACAACTCAATCGCAAACAATACAGTCAGACGAagcttttttttataaaacagcAGTTATTCTACTGGTTCAAGCGCATTCGCCTGTGGTATAACCACGCGAAGTTTGTGTTTCCAATAAGAAAGTTATCAAACGTATGGATTGATGTATGAAGATTACTGCTTGCGCTGTATTAATGCAGGGTTAGCGACACTCTGATGCGTTTAGAATGGGTCTTTATTGTGAGACACAGATcttgaattaaattttaactcgtattcaaattaaatttcttaaaTCAATAGAAATATTGAAGAAGACTATATAAGGCTAAGCCATATCGTTATATACGTAATATCATTGTGAAGATTTACACGACttgcaagaaaaatgaaaactgcTTTTCTTTTGGCGTTGGCTCTCATTACTCTAATCGGAGGTAATATCTCTATAAACGAggttatatattttaattttatgaacTGTTTATAGTGGAAATTGAATCAAATCCATATCTATGCTTTTCTACTACAGCATTCGGTGAGAATTCACCCGCTGGCGATACTTGCAGCCTTCCTGCAATCCGCGGGTTATGCTTCGCATGGTTTCAAAGATGGTAAGAAAAAAGCATATAGCGCTGACGCGAGACAACGCAGGCCGAAAGGCCTATTAAGTTAATAGAC
Above is a window of Clavelina lepadiformis chromosome 8, kaClaLepa1.1, whole genome shotgun sequence DNA encoding:
- the LOC143469119 gene encoding PI-actitoxin-Axm2b-like; protein product: MKTAFLLALALITLIGAFGENSPAGDTCSLPAIRGLCFAWFQRWHYNSATGQCEIFIYGGCQGNENRFFNRKDCEKKCLNV